A window of Microbacterium hominis genomic DNA:
ATCCTCGAGGGCACCGCCACCGCGCTGTCGGCGCGCCGCCTCACCCACGAGGACATCGCGCGTGCGCGCGCCGTGAACGAGCGCATGATCCAGACCCTCGACCACTTCGACCCGAGGTCGTTCACGGCACTCAACCAGGAGTTCCACGCGACGCTGTTCGAGAAGTGCGCCAACCCGCGCATGCTCGAACTCGTCCGGGCCGAATGGGCCCGCCTCGGGCACCTGCGCGACTCGACGTTCAGCTTCGTCCCCGGTCGCGCCGCCGAATCCGTGCGAGAGCACGAGAACATCCTGCAGCTCATCGAGAGCTCCGCCCCGCTGGGCGAGATCGAGAAGGTGGCCCGCCGCCACCGCTCGGCCACGCTCGACGCCTACATGATCCACGAGCAC
This region includes:
- a CDS encoding GntR family transcriptional regulator → MPDTQTAAPESLSKSQKAYHWIKQRIASQEFTPGYRLVLGSIAGDLDMSVVPVREAIRQLEAEGLVTFERNVGARVSMVDDSQYRFSMQALSILEGTATALSARRLTHEDIARARAVNERMIQTLDHFDPRSFTALNQEFHATLFEKCANPRMLELVRAEWARLGHLRDSTFSFVPGRAAESVREHENILQLIESSAPLGEIEKVARRHRSATLDAYMIHEHPDETLGLPAF